One Setaria viridis chromosome 7, Setaria_viridis_v4.0, whole genome shotgun sequence genomic region harbors:
- the LOC117862602 gene encoding putative UPF0481 protein At3g02645, producing MAQAAAAANGDVLSEEEMRWLRRVRDTLEERSAEELGAAAKVFDVPRALRDTKPEAYAPQHFALGPYHHQRRPELRDMERYKLAAAKRAERHFAGGRTIEHLVERLRDLQDEMQAPYHRILELNRETLAWMMAIDTCFLLDFLEGYHRDETTDMVSSAANWINATVRDAMMIENQLPLCLFTEALELRRHAAEQHVTTARAMMCTVLDRFIKHVSPIKMRADVTIAEEVHLLELLYHFLVPPGAVFDENTGGGGGKNPTAHQDDQAQDRSLYDVEEQLLDAAPELAGVQPPQGDENTVKKACSQVSSHLNMGSLLVSWPMRSVSKLYGKMTRRLPALPGVVSVVRKLVASVDVEGILSGMNTEGVAGSAPLAKEIKIPSVEQLAKCGVRFLPTTEGIHGIAFNAAAATLWLPVITLDATTEVVLRNLVAYEAVAVRGPLVLARYTEMMNGIIDTTRDVKILRRSGVLVNRMKSNREVADMWNGMCRAARVSKVSRLDGVIRAVNAHRDRTPAVRVQKMLKRYVFGSWKILTLLASVVLLVMTGLEAFCSAYPCHNSWFGNVLQLDSPAP from the coding sequence ATGgcgcaggcggcagcggcggcgaacGGCGATGTGCTGTCGGAGGAGGAGATGCGGTGGCTGCGCCGGGTGCGGGACACCCTGGAGGAGCGGTCGGCTGAGGAGCTCGGCGCGGCGGCCAAGGTGTTCGACGTCCCGCGCGCCCTGCGCGACACCAAGCCCGAGGCCTACGCGCCGCAGCACTTCGCCCTCGGCCCCTaccaccaccagcgccgcccCGAGCTCAGGGACATGGAACGCTacaagctcgccgccgccaagcgCGCGGAGCGGCacttcgccggcggccgcacGATCGAGCACCTCGTGGAGCGCCTACGTGATCTCCAGGACGAGATGCAGGCGCCGTACCACCGGATACTGGAGCTCAACCGTGAGACGCTGGCTTGGATGATGGCCATCGACACGTGCTTCCTGCTCGACTTCCTCGAGGGCTACCACCGCGACGAGACCACGGACATGGTGTCCTCGGCGGCCAACTGGATCAACGCCACGGTGCGCGACGCCATGATGATCGAGAACCAGCTCCCGCTCTGCCTCTTCACCGAGGCACTCGAGCTCCGGCGCCATGCCGCCGAGCAGCATGTCACCACCGCCCGTGCCATGATGTGCACCGTCCTCGACCGGTTTATCAAGCACGTGTCACCCATCAAGATGCGTGCAGACGTCACCATCGCTGAGGAAGTCCACCTGCTGGAGCTCCTCTACCACTTCCTCGTCCCGCCCGGCGCCGTCTTCGACGAgaacaccggcggcggcggcggcaagaatcCGACGGCCCATCAGGACGACCAGGCCCAGGACCGCTCCCTCTACGATGTAGAGGAGCAGCTGCTCGACGCGGCGCCAGAGCTTGCAGGTGTCCAGCCGCCTCAAGGTGACGAGAACACGGTGAAGAAAGCCTGCTCGCAGGTGTCGTCTCACCTCAACATGGGGAGCCTGCTTGTCTCCTGGCCGATGAGGTCCGTGTCGAAGCTCTACGGGAAGATGACGCGCCGGCTGCCGGCGCTCCCGGGGGTGGTGTCGGTGGTGAGGAAGCTGGTGGCGTCCGTGGACGTGGAGGGAATTCTCAGCGGCATGAACACGGAGGGCGTCGCCGGCAGCGCGCCGCTGGCGAAGGAGATCAAGATCCCGTCGGTGGAGCAGCTGGCCAAGTGCGGCGTCCGGTTCCTGCCGACGACAGAGGGCATCCACGGCATCGCCTTcaatgcggcggcggccacgctgTGGCTCCCCGTGATCACGCTGGACGCCACCACTGAGGTGGTCCTGCGCAACCTCGTGGCGTACGAGGCCGTCGCCGTGCGCGGGCCGCTGGTGCTCGCGCGCTACACGGAGATGATGAACGGCATCATCGACACCACCAGGGACGTCAAGATCCTCCGCCGGAGCGGCGTGCTGGTGAACCGCATGAAGAGCAACCGCGAGGTGGCGGACATGTGGAACGGGATGTGCCGCGCGGCGCGGGTGAGCAAGGTGTCGCGGCTCGACGGCGTCATACGGGCAGTGAACGCGCACCGGGACCGGACGCCGGCGGTGCGAGTGCAGAAGATGCTCAAGAGGTACGTGTTCGGGTCGTGGAAGATCCTGACGCTGCTCGCCTCCGTCGTGCTGCTCGTCATGACGGGGCTCGAGGCCTTCTGCTCCGCCTACCCCTGCCATAACTCCTGGTTTGGCAACGTGCTGCAGCTCGACAGCCCTGCGCCCTGA